One segment of Chelonia mydas isolate rCheMyd1 chromosome 13, rCheMyd1.pri.v2, whole genome shotgun sequence DNA contains the following:
- the PFDN4 gene encoding prefoldin subunit 4 has product MAATMKKAAAEDVNVTFEDQQKINKFARNTSRITELKEEIEVKKKQLQNLEDACDDMMMLDDDDSILIPYQIGDVFISHSQDETQEMLEEAKKNLQGEIEALESRVESIQRVLSDLKVQLYAKFGNNINLEADDS; this is encoded by the exons ATGGCTGCCACCATGAAGAAAgcg GCTGCTGAAGATGTCAATGTTACTTTTGAAGATCAACAGAAAATTAACAAATTTGCAAGAAATACCAGTAGGATCACAGAGCTGAAAGAAGAAATAGAAGTTAAAAAG AAACAACTTCAGAATTTGGAGGATGCATGTGATGACATGATGAtgcttgatgatgatgattccaTACTGATACCCTATCAGATTGGTGATGTCTTTATCAGTCATTCCCAAGATGAGACACAAGAGATGCTGGAGGAGGCAAAG AAAAACTTACAAGGAGAAATTGAAGCGTTAGAATCTCGAGTGGAATCAATTCAGAGGGTATTATCTGACCTGAAGGTTCAGCTTTATGCAAAATTTGGAAACAATATAAACCTTGAGGCTGAtgacagttaa